A genomic region of Arachis stenosperma cultivar V10309 chromosome 9, arast.V10309.gnm1.PFL2, whole genome shotgun sequence contains the following coding sequences:
- the LOC130948850 gene encoding receptor-like serine/threonine-protein kinase At4g25390: MPSRHPSTSSPPNKPQNHVFSSASSFFVLFFLCLRNPTRKKNRTTPSSDSDSNPPHRFSYSLLRRATNSFSTILGHGGFGPVFSASLARKPLAVKLMDSSASLQGEREFHNELLFASRLLRSSSSSTCRHVVPAIGFASDPKRRRFLIVYDLMHNGNLHDALLRRKSPELMRWQTRFSVALDVARGLQFLHSCDPPVIHGDIKPSNVLLDRSFAAKIGDFGLARFKTENRLEAEALGCESDGASVFEEQSPEGPIPSPDAVVKKNGKGVGGNLVNEENGGSSGAVLKDYVMDWIGNDVGMQRPKAELTASASAASTSAKDENNKKKKNKSNNSSSRRKLEWWESMDEDGDVLKKQRRRSVREWWKEEYSQELASKKKKKNKKKKEKDRNGGERESDEWWFREIKKSGSRNSVDSWVDDGEIPKSGAMSSNQSMRGTVFYVAPECGGDASEKCDVYSFGVLLLVIVSGRRPLEVTTGSPLSSSEFQRANLVSWARHCSRKGKLIDLVDESIQGLDKEQALLCIKVALLCLLKSPSRRPSMKEVVGMLSGELEPSQLPLHYSSSSSTQQ, from the coding sequence ATGCCATCACGCCACCCGTCCACGTCATCGCCACCAAACAAACCCCAAAACCATGTCTTCTCCTCCGCTTCCTCTTTCTTCgtcctcttcttcctctgccTTCGAAACCcaacaaggaagaagaaccgGACAACTCCATCTTCTGACTCCGACTCCAACCCTCCTCACCGCTTCTCCTACTCCCTCCTCCGCCGCGCCACCAACTCCTTCTCCACCATCCTCGGCCATGGAGGCTTTGGCCCTGTCTTCTCCGCCTCCCTCGCCAGAAAACCCCTCGCCGTTAAGCTCATGGACTCCTCTGCATCCCTCCAAGGGGAGCGCGAGTTCCACAACGAGCTCCTCTTCGCTTCCAGGCTCCTCcgttcatcctcctcctccacGTGCCGTCACGTGGTCCCTGCTATAGGGTTCGCCTCCGACCCCAAACGGCGCCGTTTCCTCATCGTGTACGACCTCATGCACAACGGCAACCTCCACGACGCACTCCTCCGCCGAAAATCCCCTGAGCTCATGCGATGGCAGACGAGATTCTCCGTTGCACTGGACGTCGCGAGAGGGTTACAGTTTCTTCACTCCTGTGACCCTCCAGTGATTCACGGCGATATCAAGCCCAGTAATGTTCTCTTGGACCGGTCCTTTGCGGCCAAGATAGGAGACTTCGGACTTGCGAGGTTCAAGACGGAGAACAGGTTGGAAGCTGAGGCTTTGGGGTGCGAGAGTGACGGTGCCTCTGTTTTTGAGGAGCAATCTCCGGAAGGACCAATTCCATCGCCTGATGCAGTTGTGAAGAAAAATGGGAAGGGTGTGGGGGGCAATTTGGTAAATGAAGAGAACGGGGGTTCATCGGGTGCTGTGTTGAAGGATTATGTGATGGATTGGATTGGGAATGACGTTGGAATGCAGAGACCCAAAGCTGAGTTGactgcttctgcttctgctgCATCTACCAGTGCAAAGGAtgagaacaacaagaagaagaagaacaagagtaATAACAGTAGTAGTAGGAGGAAACTGGAATGGTGGGAATCTATGGATGAGGACGGTGATGTTTTGAAGAAGCAGAGAAGAAGGTCTGTGAGGGAATGGTGGAAGGAGGAGTATTCTCAAGAGCTTGCtagcaagaagaaaaagaaaaacaaaaagaagaaagaaaaggatagaaatggtggagagagagagagtgatgagTGGTGGTTCAGGGAGATTAAGAAAAGCGGTAGCAGGAACAGCGTAGATTCATGGGTAGATGATGGTGAAATCCCCAAGAGTGGGGCTATGAGCAGCAACCAAAGCATGAGAGGGACGGTGTTCTATGTTGCTCCAGAGTGTGGTGGCGATGCGTCGGAGAAGTGCGATGTGTACAGTTTCGGGGTGTTATTGCTTGTGATAGTGTCTGGGAGGCGTCCATTGGAGGTGACTACTGGTTCGCCATTGTCGAGCAGTGAGTTTCAGAGAGCGAATCTTGTGTCGTGGGCTCGCCATTGCAGCCGCAAAGGGAAGCTGATTGATCTTGTTGATGAATCCATTCAGGGTTTGGATAAAGAGCAGGCTCTGCTCTGTATCAAGGTTGCGTTGCTCTGTTTGCTCAAGTCACCGTCTCGTCGTCCTTCAATGAAAGAGGTTGTTGGGATGCTTAGTGGGGAATTGGAGCCATCTCAATTACCCCTTCACTATTCATCTTCATCATCCACTCAACAGTAG